Within the Dialister hominis genome, the region GCGAGAAGATATTCCTGCAGGGGATCATGGACTGCCTCCTTGAAACGAAGGACGGCCTTACCGTCATCGATTACAAGACGGACCGCGTCATGACCGAAGAGGAACTTCGAGAGCATTACAAGATCCAGCTTCAGGTCTACGGAGAAGCCGCTGAAAAGCTCCTCGGAAAACCCGTCGTACGCCTTTCCCTCTGGGCCTTCCGCTTAGGAAAAGCCATCGACATACCGCTTCACAGGAATTAAAGCAATCAAAAAGGATGTGAACCATTTGGAACACATCCTTTTTTGTTGGCTTGTTTTAATATTACTTGATTCCCAGTGCTTCTTCTGCTGTGGAAGGCATATCCGGAGCCGGTGTATTGAACCATTTTTCATGGAGCTTGTTCAGCGTGCCGTCTTTCTTGAGCTTGGCGATGGCAGCATTGACTTCCTGCTGCAGTTCCTTATTGTCCTTGTTGAAGCCGAAGGCAAAGTACTGGACTTTGGAATCCGGAACATCGACGACGCGGAATGCGCCCTTGCCATCGGTAGCTACGAAGTAATCGGCAGCCGGTTTATCCAGGATGCCTGCATTAGCGCCGCCGGCCTTGAGTTCCATGACGATATCGCTGGAATGATCGAAGTTTCTTGTATTCATGCCTTTTTCAGCCGCATAGTAAGCAGCGGTCGTTCCGACCTGGACAGCAACTTCCTTTTCCTTCAGGAGGTCTTCGACACTGTGGATGTCACTATCTGCCTTGGTTACGATAGCAAGTTTTGTCGCATAGAAAGGAGCGGCGAAGAGGATCTTGTCTGCTCTTTCCTTCGTTGCTGTCATGCCGGATGCCGTCATGTCCACTTCCTTGGACTGCAGAGCCGGGATCAGGCCGTCAAATGCCACGTTCTTGAATTCGACTTTCCTGTTCATGTCCTGAGCAACAGCACGGACGACGTCGATTTCATATCCTGTATAATCCTTGCCGTCCTTGGATTTGAATTCAAACGGCACGTATGTTGCGTTCGTTGCTACCTT harbors:
- a CDS encoding basic amino acid ABC transporter substrate-binding protein, producing MKNWKKGIILAASLAMAAGIMAGCGGEKKAASSEGLKPLKVATNATYVPFEFKSKDGKDYTGYEIDVVRAVAQDMNRKVEFKNVAFDGLIPALQSKEVDMTASGMTATKERADKILFAAPFYATKLAIVTKADSDIHSVEDLLKEKEVAVQVGTTAAYYAAEKGMNTRNFDHSSDIVMELKAGGANAGILDKPAADYFVATDGKGAFRVVDVPDSKVQYFAFGFNKDNKELQQEVNAAIAKLKKDGTLNKLHEKWFNTPAPDMPSTAEEALGIK